A single genomic interval of Lentimicrobium saccharophilum harbors:
- a CDS encoding 2-oxoglutarate dehydrogenase E1 component has protein sequence MDKFSYLSNAEGDFIEQQYHQYLSDPASVDQGWQRFFEGFEFARKNYQMGSDQLTVPGEFKVINLINGYRQRGHLFTLTNPVRTRRKYSPALAPENFGLSKEDLNKTYQAGNEIGIGPAPLSKIIAHLEKTYCQSVGVEFAYIRNEEVYRWLLQRMESHRNEPRFGKAVKMTILRKLSEAVFFEKFLHKRFPGQKRFSLEGGESLIPALDAIIEKGAALGANEFLIGMPHRGRLNVLANIMGKPYKDIFNEFSNKEFDDEFVLGDVKYHLGATLQRPTHAGKTVDLTLAPNPSHLETVGPVVSGIARARIDQVYKGDTDKVVPIIIHGDASIAGQGVVYEMIQMSELPGYRTGGTVHLVVNNQVGFTTNYLEGRSSIYCTDVAKIVQSPIFHVNADDAEAVVYAIELAMEFREKFDKDVFIDLLGYRRYGHNEGDEPRFTQPVLYKAIEKHPDVRQLYVEKLIAEGLITADDALAIEKEVNDIFEAHLAESNKAEKSKVTPFLGPTWGNIRVAVSEDFNRSPVTGIDMEVLQKLGERITSLPEGKAFNRKLVKLMNDRKAMLAPGGKLDWAMGELLGYASLLNEGVPVRLSGQDSQRGTFSHRHAVLTLEDSEERYTPLSHIDPAQASFEVYNSPLSEYGVLGFEYGYSLSSPYTLTIWEAQFGDFFNGAQIIIDQYLSSAEDKWRVMSDLVLFLPHGYEGQGPEHSSGRIERFLSLCADNNMQVVNCTTPANFFHLLRRQIRRPFRKPLIVFTPKSLLRHPACVSDLKELSRGGFREVIDDETADPAKVKRVIFTSGKLYYDLIDERAKRGTHEAIIRIEQLYPFPNEQVKEVLARYPGAERHVWAQEEPANMGAWSFILRNFKETDILLVARPESGSPATGSPRLHALRQRKIVEKSFGECTCPNANLICKMVCAPHEWSFVSETAKTE, from the coding sequence ATGGATAAATTTTCCTACCTGTCGAATGCGGAAGGCGATTTTATAGAACAGCAATACCATCAATATCTGAGTGATCCTGCTTCGGTGGATCAGGGTTGGCAGCGGTTTTTCGAAGGATTTGAGTTTGCAAGGAAAAATTACCAAATGGGTTCGGATCAGTTAACTGTCCCCGGCGAATTTAAAGTAATCAATCTTATTAACGGTTACCGGCAGCGCGGGCACCTGTTCACCCTCACCAATCCTGTCCGTACGCGCCGGAAATATAGTCCCGCCCTGGCTCCTGAAAATTTCGGACTTTCAAAAGAGGATCTGAACAAAACATACCAGGCCGGGAATGAAATAGGAATCGGCCCTGCACCGCTTTCAAAGATCATCGCACACCTCGAAAAGACCTATTGTCAGTCGGTTGGTGTGGAGTTTGCCTATATCCGCAACGAGGAAGTTTACCGGTGGCTGTTGCAGCGGATGGAGTCGCATCGGAATGAACCCCGGTTTGGCAAGGCGGTGAAAATGACCATTCTGCGTAAACTCAGCGAGGCCGTATTTTTCGAAAAGTTCCTGCACAAACGCTTTCCCGGGCAGAAGCGTTTTTCCCTCGAAGGAGGCGAATCGCTGATCCCCGCGCTGGATGCCATCATCGAAAAGGGCGCCGCACTGGGGGCCAACGAGTTTCTGATCGGCATGCCCCACCGCGGCAGACTGAATGTGCTGGCCAATATCATGGGCAAGCCTTACAAAGATATTTTCAACGAATTTTCGAATAAGGAATTTGATGATGAGTTCGTGCTCGGAGATGTCAAATATCATCTGGGGGCAACGCTTCAGCGGCCTACCCACGCGGGAAAAACCGTAGATCTGACACTGGCTCCCAACCCTTCGCACCTCGAAACCGTCGGCCCGGTGGTTTCCGGCATTGCCAGGGCAAGGATCGATCAGGTCTATAAAGGGGATACGGATAAGGTGGTGCCAATTATCATCCATGGAGACGCATCCATTGCAGGACAGGGAGTGGTGTATGAGATGATTCAGATGTCGGAGCTTCCCGGATACCGCACCGGAGGGACGGTACACCTGGTAGTGAACAATCAGGTGGGCTTTACCACTAATTACCTTGAAGGGCGCAGCAGTATCTATTGTACTGACGTAGCCAAGATAGTGCAGTCGCCGATCTTCCATGTGAACGCCGATGATGCCGAAGCCGTGGTGTATGCCATTGAACTGGCCATGGAGTTCCGTGAAAAATTCGACAAGGATGTGTTTATCGATCTGCTCGGGTACCGCCGCTACGGACACAACGAGGGGGATGAGCCCCGTTTTACCCAGCCGGTGCTGTATAAAGCCATCGAGAAACATCCCGACGTACGGCAGCTTTACGTCGAAAAACTGATTGCCGAAGGGCTGATTACGGCCGATGATGCCCTGGCCATTGAAAAAGAAGTCAACGATATTTTTGAAGCTCACCTTGCCGAGTCAAACAAAGCCGAAAAGTCTAAAGTTACCCCTTTCCTCGGGCCTACCTGGGGCAATATCAGGGTGGCAGTCAGCGAAGATTTTAACCGGTCGCCGGTTACCGGGATCGACATGGAAGTGCTTCAGAAGCTTGGAGAGAGAATCACCTCCCTGCCTGAAGGCAAGGCTTTCAACCGCAAGCTGGTAAAGCTGATGAACGACCGCAAAGCCATGCTGGCTCCGGGCGGTAAACTCGACTGGGCAATGGGCGAGCTCCTGGGTTATGCTTCATTACTGAATGAAGGGGTGCCGGTGCGGTTAAGCGGTCAGGATTCTCAGCGCGGAACCTTCTCACACCGCCATGCCGTGCTGACCCTCGAAGACAGCGAAGAGCGCTATACCCCGCTCAGCCACATCGATCCGGCACAGGCCTCTTTTGAAGTTTACAACTCACCCCTGTCGGAATACGGGGTACTGGGATTCGAGTACGGTTATTCACTCTCTTCCCCTTATACCCTCACCATCTGGGAAGCCCAGTTCGGCGATTTTTTCAACGGAGCGCAGATTATTATTGATCAGTATCTGAGCAGCGCGGAAGATAAATGGCGGGTGATGAGCGATCTGGTGCTTTTCCTTCCGCATGGTTACGAAGGGCAGGGGCCTGAGCACTCGAGCGGCAGAATAGAGCGGTTCCTTTCACTCTGCGCCGATAACAACATGCAGGTTGTAAACTGTACTACTCCGGCAAACTTTTTCCATTTGCTGAGGCGGCAGATCAGGCGGCCATTCCGCAAACCCCTGATAGTTTTTACCCCGAAAAGCCTGCTGCGGCATCCGGCCTGTGTTTCGGACCTTAAAGAACTGAGCAGGGGAGGCTTCCGCGAAGTGATTGATGATGAAACGGCAGACCCCGCGAAGGTAAAAAGGGTGATTTTTACCAGCGGAAAACTGTATTACGACCTGATTGATGAGCGCGCGAAACGTGGCACTCATGAAGCGATTATAAGGATTGAACAGTTATATCCCTTCCCCAATGAACAGGTAAAAGAGGTACTTGCCCGGTATCCCGGGGCCGAGAGGCATGTATGGGCGCAGGAAGAGCCTGCCAATATGGGGGCCTGGTCGTTTATACTGCGAAATTTCAAGGAAACGGATATACTGCTTGTTGCGCGCCCCGAAAGCGGAAGTCCTGCCACGGGTTCGCCCAGACTGCATGCCCTCAGGCAACGCAAAATTGTTGAGAAATCGTTCGGGGAATGTACCTGCCCCAACGCAAACCTGATCTGTAAAATGGTTTGCGCCCCGCATGAGTGGTCATTTGTTTCTGAAACAGCAAAAACAGAATAA
- the nadB gene encoding L-aspartate oxidase: MRKKVDFLVIGTGIAGLSYALKVAPFGKVCIVTKGEAVESATRYAQGGIAAVMYTPDTYEKHIRDTMIAGDELSDPEIVRITITESTERVKELIDWGVAFDKNPAGKYDLAKEGGHSEFRVLHHKDQTGAEIENILLQRVRENRNIEILENHFAIDLLTQHHLGEEVEKNAREIDCYGAYALNKANHQIITILAKTTMLATGGAGNVYATTTNPPVATGDGIAMVRRAKGEVDKMEFIQFHPTSLFNPAEKPSFLITEALRGSGAVLKTRQGKEFMQKYDARLSLAPRDIVARAIDNELKISGDDYVCLDARHLDMQQILGHFPAIYAKCLSIGIDMTRDMIPVVPAAHYTCGGIKVDEFGRSNIHHLYASGECASTGLHGANRLASNSLLESLVFSHRAAQHAAGLAKTSKFLNEIPDWDAKGTVFNEEMILITQSLKELQGIMTNYVGIVRSNLRLKRALDRLQILQEETEDLYEKSVLTEKICELRNMITVAGLIIQMAIDRKESRGLHHSIDYPRQYGS, translated from the coding sequence ATGCGAAAAAAAGTAGATTTTCTGGTGATAGGAACCGGCATTGCAGGTCTCAGTTACGCCCTGAAGGTAGCTCCTTTCGGCAAGGTTTGCATAGTGACAAAAGGAGAAGCCGTGGAAAGTGCGACACGCTATGCCCAGGGCGGTATTGCGGCCGTAATGTACACGCCGGATACATACGAAAAGCACATCCGTGATACCATGATTGCCGGGGACGAACTGAGCGATCCTGAAATCGTGCGGATTACCATCACCGAATCTACCGAAAGGGTAAAGGAGCTGATCGACTGGGGGGTCGCTTTTGATAAAAATCCTGCCGGCAAGTACGATCTGGCCAAAGAGGGCGGACATTCGGAATTCAGGGTGCTGCACCACAAGGATCAGACCGGGGCGGAGATAGAAAATATTTTGTTGCAGCGGGTAAGGGAAAACAGGAACATCGAAATTCTGGAAAATCATTTTGCCATTGACCTGCTTACCCAGCACCACCTTGGCGAAGAGGTGGAGAAAAATGCCAGGGAAATTGATTGCTACGGAGCCTACGCATTGAATAAGGCCAACCATCAGATCATTACCATTCTGGCAAAAACAACCATGCTTGCCACCGGAGGGGCCGGTAATGTGTATGCAACCACCACCAACCCGCCGGTAGCAACCGGCGATGGCATCGCCATGGTTCGAAGGGCAAAAGGAGAAGTGGATAAAATGGAGTTTATTCAGTTTCATCCCACTTCCCTCTTTAATCCTGCCGAAAAGCCTTCTTTTCTGATCACGGAAGCATTGCGGGGCTCCGGTGCGGTATTGAAAACCCGGCAGGGGAAGGAGTTTATGCAGAAATACGATGCCAGATTGTCGCTGGCTCCCCGTGATATCGTGGCCAGGGCTATTGACAATGAACTGAAAATCAGTGGAGATGATTATGTCTGCCTGGATGCCCGGCACCTGGATATGCAGCAGATTCTGGGGCATTTCCCGGCGATTTATGCCAAGTGCCTGAGCATCGGTATTGACATGACCAGGGATATGATCCCGGTGGTGCCGGCGGCCCATTATACCTGCGGAGGCATTAAGGTGGATGAGTTTGGAAGAAGCAACATCCATCACCTCTATGCATCGGGCGAATGCGCTTCTACAGGCTTGCACGGAGCCAACCGCCTGGCGTCCAACTCACTGCTGGAATCTCTGGTATTCTCGCACCGGGCAGCGCAGCATGCCGCCGGGCTTGCAAAAACAAGTAAATTTTTGAATGAGATCCCCGATTGGGATGCCAAGGGAACTGTCTTTAACGAGGAGATGATCCTGATTACCCAATCACTGAAGGAGTTGCAGGGAATCATGACCAATTACGTGGGCATTGTCCGTTCCAACCTCAGGCTGAAACGCGCGCTTGACCGTTTACAGATACTTCAGGAAGAGACGGAGGACCTCTATGAAAAATCCGTGCTCACCGAAAAGATCTGCGAACTGCGGAATATGATAACGGTAGCGGGGCTGATCATTCAAATGGCCATTGACCGCAAGGAAAGCCGGGGGTTGCACCATTCCATCGATTACCCGAGGCAATACGGATCATAA
- a CDS encoding DUF362 domain-containing protein, whose amino-acid sequence MAYVISDDCTACGTCIDECPVDAISEGDIYKIDPDVCTDCGSCADVCPVEAIHPA is encoded by the coding sequence ATGGCTTACGTAATTTCAGATGACTGCACCGCTTGCGGCACCTGCATTGATGAATGTCCCGTTGATGCTATCTCGGAAGGCGATATCTATAAGATTGACCCGGATGTTTGCACCGATTGTGGATCATGCGCCGATGTATGTCCGGTGGAAGCTATTCATCCTGCATAA
- the odhB gene encoding 2-oxoglutarate dehydrogenase complex dihydrolipoyllysine-residue succinyltransferase, which yields MMIEVKVPSPGESISEVQLASWLVNDGDFVERDAEIAEIDSDKATLTINASEEGIIKILVQAGETIKVGSVVAQIDTSVARPAAAPVPSSKSEPEPAGKPGSDNKADEKPEVKTEDAPASAGEHHLHISPLARKVMKERNVSEKDILDYIGRIRIGKADVEEVASAGPPQAVASSAETTWGGTRSTERKKMSTLRQKLAQRLVSVKNETAMLTTFNEVNMSRIMDLRKKYNETFKKKHDVSLGFMSLFTKAVTIALKHYPQVNAMIDGDEMIFHDYADIGIAVSAPKGLVVPVIRNAESLSLAEIEKKIKELAVKARDNKITLEEMSGGTFTITNGGVFGSMMSTPILNPPQSAILGMHNIVERPIAVEGQVVIAPMMYVALSYDHRVIDGRESVGFLVKIKEMLENPERMLFDGTEPVQALLQI from the coding sequence ATGATGATTGAAGTAAAAGTGCCCAGCCCGGGTGAATCTATCTCTGAAGTTCAACTGGCATCGTGGTTGGTGAATGATGGCGATTTTGTGGAAAGAGACGCCGAAATAGCTGAAATTGACTCGGATAAGGCTACCCTGACCATTAATGCATCAGAAGAGGGCATTATTAAAATTCTGGTGCAGGCAGGTGAAACCATTAAAGTAGGTTCAGTTGTAGCACAGATTGACACTTCCGTTGCAAGACCTGCTGCAGCTCCGGTACCCTCATCAAAATCAGAACCGGAACCCGCTGGCAAACCGGGATCAGACAACAAGGCTGATGAAAAACCTGAGGTAAAGACTGAAGATGCCCCCGCTTCCGCCGGAGAGCATCACCTGCATATTTCTCCGCTGGCACGTAAAGTTATGAAAGAGAGGAATGTTTCGGAAAAAGATATTCTGGATTATATCGGCCGCATCCGGATCGGTAAAGCCGATGTGGAGGAGGTGGCTTCCGCCGGACCTCCGCAAGCTGTTGCTTCTTCAGCGGAAACCACCTGGGGCGGCACGCGCAGCACCGAGCGGAAGAAAATGAGCACCCTCAGGCAAAAGCTTGCCCAGCGGCTGGTTTCCGTGAAAAACGAAACCGCCATGCTTACCACTTTCAACGAGGTGAATATGAGCCGTATCATGGATCTCAGGAAGAAATACAACGAAACTTTTAAAAAGAAACATGACGTTTCCCTGGGATTTATGTCGTTGTTTACCAAAGCTGTCACCATTGCACTGAAGCATTATCCCCAGGTAAATGCCATGATTGACGGGGATGAGATGATCTTTCATGATTATGCCGATATCGGCATCGCTGTGAGCGCGCCCAAAGGCCTGGTGGTGCCGGTGATACGCAATGCCGAAAGTCTAAGCCTGGCGGAGATCGAGAAGAAGATCAAGGAGCTTGCCGTTAAAGCCCGCGACAACAAAATCACCCTGGAAGAGATGAGCGGCGGCACCTTTACCATCACCAACGGAGGTGTTTTCGGCTCCATGATGTCAACCCCCATTCTCAATCCTCCGCAGAGTGCCATCCTTGGAATGCATAATATCGTTGAGCGTCCCATAGCCGTGGAAGGACAGGTTGTGATCGCCCCCATGATGTATGTGGCCCTTTCGTACGACCACCGGGTAATCGACGGACGCGAGTCGGTTGGTTTCCTTGTGAAAATTAAAGAGATGCTTGAAAATCCCGAAAGAATGCTTTTCGACGGCACTGAACCGGTACAGGCTCTGTTGCAGATTTGA